Genomic segment of Panicum virgatum strain AP13 chromosome 9N, P.virgatum_v5, whole genome shotgun sequence:
GTAGGCGTGCGTGACGCGGAAGCCGATCCGCTCGACGCGCTCCAgcagcgcggccggcggcggggcaccgCCGGTGAGGACGTGGACCGGGGCCTCGAGCTGCTGCTCGCTGGCGCCGCCCTCAAGGAGGATGCTGAACACCACGGGCGCGCAGCACATGTGTGTGACGCGGTGGCGCGCGATGGCGCGGTAGATGTCCGCGGGGCGCGCGTCGCGGATGCAGACGttgacgccgccgcgcgccgccatgcCCCACGTGAAGGTCCAGCCGTTGCAGTGGAACATGGGGAGCGTCCACAGGTAGACGGGCTCGGTGCCCACCCCCCACTGCAGCAGCAGGCTGGTGGTACTGAGGTACGCGCCGCGGTGGCTGTAGACGACGCCCTTGGGCGCGGAGGTGGTGCCGGACGTGTAGTTGAGCGTGACGGCGTCCCACTCGTCTGCGAGCGGCGGCAGGTCGGCGTCCGGGTCTCCGCGCGCGACGAGCCCCTCGTACTCGAGCTCGCCGAGCCGGACGCCGGTGggcgcgtcggcgtcgtcgaTTACGGCGACGAGCGGGACGGACCCGCCGGCCCCAGCGAGGAGCTGGAGCGCGTCGCCAGCGAGGCGCACGTATTCGTAGTCGACGAAGAGGAACTTGGCCCCGGAGTGGCGCAGGATGGTGGCGACGGCGTTGGCGTCGAGGCGCGTATTGATGGTGTTGAGCACGGCGCCGGCCATGGGCACGGCGAAGTGCATCTCGTACATGGCCGGCACGTTTGGAGCGAGGACGGAGACGACGTCGCCCCGGCGGACGCCGAGCGCGAGGAGCGCggacgcgaggcggcggcagcggtggtACGTCTGGCTCCAGGTGAAGCGGACGCGGCCGTAGACGACGGACAGGCGGTCGCCGTAGACGGCATTGGCGCGCGGCAGGAAGCCGACGGGGCTCAGCGGCACGTAGTTGGCGGGGCGCTTGGGGAGCTGGTCCATGGTTGCTAGATCGGCCGGCGTGCAAGGAGGAGATGGATCAAGGCGCCGCCAGGTGCTGCTGGTGCGAGGAGAGATGTGCGTGGCGAGGTGAGGTGAGGTGAGAGAGCTGATAGGAGTATAGGACCGGCCGGGGTGCATCCTTTATATAGGGCTCGCGGGCAGTTGCGTCGGACGCGGGAGTAGGAAATTGTTTGGGAGAAAACGGGGGTGGTTCGGGTCCGGGCCGGGAGCAgagtgtttttcttttctttttagaagTGGCCGGGAGCAGAGTTGCAAGGAAAGTGAAGTGAAAACGCGGGGTCTTGACCACATCCACATGTTCCTTGCCTTGCCCCTCCTGGGCTAGGCACGATTTTTCACACCCGCGCAGCAGTCGCGGTCCTGCCCGTTTAattcgctcgctcgctcgctcggtgGAGCCTGAGTCGTGGTGCTGCTGATTGGGTTGCGCCCAAGGTTTTCTTTACCggtaaccaaaaaaaaaacggaGGTCACCGATAAACATGTTTATCAGATTTATCGGAAAATTCTCGGATTCGACGTTTTGTTTTTGGacgaaatttcaaaaaaataccTCATTTTGTACGGAGAATAACATagattattttcaaaaaatctaAAAGCGAAAAAAAGATATAACAATGCATAGAAATGAGAAATATGGCTATCACGAAGCAACAGATAGTCTGTTCAACATGGAGTTTCAAATATTGCACACGAAGATGCTCAATCCCAAATATTACAGTCTCCATCCATAGTTGCAATTCCAAGTACCAACAATTACTACATAGAATAGTCCATGGTCCTAAATATTAGAAGCACACGAAAAGACAAGCTCAAACCCAGGCAAATAGCAATTCATTTTGCATGGACCCTCGAATCTGACTTTCAGGCTTCAGTACAAGGTCTTGACAGAACGTTTCTTCATCCTTTTCGAGCTCGGACGGAGAGGGATTCCCTTATCCTTACCAGCTGATAAGAGAATACAAATTAATCAATAGTGGACCAAAATTTTCCATTGCAAGTTGATCAATAGTGGACCAAGATTTTCCATAGCAAGTTGTTCAAGTACTAGTACAAGGAACATTACCTCCTTCCTGACTTGTCAAGCCTCCCTCTCCAAGTTCATTTGCATCACCGGAAGCATGAACAGCATCACCATCACCTTTAAAA
This window contains:
- the LOC120692843 gene encoding trans-cinnamate:CoA ligase, peroxisomal-like, producing MDQLPKRPANYVPLSPVGFLPRANAVYGDRLSVVYGRVRFTWSQTYHRCRRLASALLALGVRRGDVVSVLAPNVPAMYEMHFAVPMAGAVLNTINTRLDANAVATILRHSGAKFLFVDYEYVRLAGDALQLLAGAGGSVPLVAVIDDADAPTGVRLGELEYEGLVARGDPDADLPPLADEWDAVTLNYTSGTTSAPKGVVYSHRGAYLSTTSLLLQWGVGTEPVYLWTLPMFHCNGWTFTWGMAARGGVNVCIRDARPADIYRAIARHRVTHMCCAPVVFSILLEGGASEQQLEAPVHVLTGGAPPPAALLERVERIGFRVTHAYGLTEATGPALACEWRDQWDRLPLPERARLKARQGVSVLSLADADVKDAGTLQSVPRDGKTVGEIVLRGSSVMKGYFNNPKANEEAFKGGWFLTGDVGVVHQDGYIEIKDRAKDVIISGGENICSKEVEEVLFRHPAVADAAVVAMPHPRWGETPCAFVVARDKAARVSEDDVLAFCSKRMSRFMVPKKVVVVEALPRNGLGKPEKVKLREVARKLAHTVPAQKPKGKTTSTTTTVGGRRDEQPVAHIMAVSRSSRL